In Gigantopelta aegis isolate Gae_Host chromosome 14, Gae_host_genome, whole genome shotgun sequence, the following proteins share a genomic window:
- the LOC121388928 gene encoding uncharacterized protein LOC121388928: MRRKRTSLRNFSRHYFCFKLYKYKLFLHIVTLGIQSHRRLCQLKRFQDSLHNKMSGLFILCLCACVVMSSAIINPYSYGYGGYTGGMMKGGMYGGGMMGGIIPGRMRYRRSIGMPIYGYPTYGTYGGYKGSYYY; the protein is encoded by the exons ATGAGGCGGAAGCGTACCAGCCTACGCAATTTCAGCagacattatttttgttttaaactgtatAAATACAAGCTTTTTCTACACATCGTTACGTTGGGTATCCAGTCACACAGAAGACTTTGCCAGCTAAAAAG GTTCCAAGACTCACTTCACAACAAAATGTCTGGGCTGTTCATCCTCTGTTTGTGCGCATGCGTGGTTATGTCGTCCGCGATCATCAACCCATACAGCTACGGTTATGGGG GATACACAGGTGGAATGATGAAAGGTGGAATGTACGGAGGTGGAATGATGGGAGGAATCATCCCAGGACGCATGC GTTACAGACGATCTATCGGAATGCCAATCTACGGGTATCCAACATATGGAACCTATGGTGGATACAAAGGATCATATTATTACTAA